In a genomic window of Dyadobacter fermentans DSM 18053:
- a CDS encoding FecR family protein, whose translation MKTEQNPNIDELLVKSMLDEASVAEQIEIKQWLLDDDDNQRYYEHFELIWNESKRLARQSNVDENAAWERFKVRTAAMEQEPKVIPMHPKPVFRILRMVAMVLMAACAGWLSYLAATQNAAPEVLTISSGMETRIATLPDGSIVTLNKKSSISYPKAFEGKTRQVALAGEAFFDVKPDKTKPFIIEVNDVTVKVLGTSFNVKDNAEKTEVIVETGIVEVSRANRKVRITPREEATVVKASAEMQKGTTEDEFHNYYRTRRLYCDNTPLWRLVEILNEAYDADIVVGNPALRDMPINTTFDQNSLESILGVVSETLSLKVEHHHGQIILK comes from the coding sequence ATGAAAACAGAACAAAACCCAAACATAGATGAATTGCTGGTGAAGTCGATGCTCGACGAAGCCAGTGTGGCAGAGCAGATCGAGATCAAGCAATGGCTGCTCGACGACGACGATAACCAGCGGTATTACGAGCACTTCGAACTGATCTGGAATGAAAGTAAACGCCTCGCACGCCAGAGCAATGTCGATGAAAATGCGGCCTGGGAGCGTTTCAAGGTGCGTACAGCAGCGATGGAGCAGGAGCCTAAGGTAATTCCAATGCATCCGAAGCCCGTCTTCCGCATTCTGAGAATGGTAGCAATGGTACTCATGGCAGCCTGTGCGGGCTGGCTGAGTTACCTCGCGGCAACGCAGAATGCAGCTCCGGAAGTGCTGACCATTAGTTCGGGAATGGAAACACGCATTGCCACGCTACCCGACGGGTCGATCGTAACACTCAACAAAAAGTCGAGCATCAGTTATCCAAAAGCATTTGAAGGTAAAACAAGGCAGGTAGCGCTTGCCGGCGAAGCGTTTTTTGATGTAAAACCCGATAAAACAAAGCCATTCATCATCGAGGTCAATGATGTGACGGTGAAAGTGCTGGGCACTTCTTTCAATGTGAAGGACAATGCCGAAAAGACCGAAGTGATCGTGGAAACGGGCATAGTGGAAGTTTCGCGGGCCAACCGGAAAGTGCGCATTACGCCGCGGGAAGAGGCAACGGTGGTGAAGGCAAGCGCCGAAATGCAGAAAGGCACGACCGAAGACGAGTTCCACAATTACTACCGGACGCGCCGGCTGTATTGCGACAATACACCGCTCTGGCGACTGGTTGAAATTCTGAACGAGGCTTATGACGCTGATATCGTAGTCGGAAATCCAGCATTGCGGGACATGCCGATCAACACTACGTTTGATCAAAATTCCCTCGAAAGTATTCTGGGAGTCGTTAGCGAAACCCTTTCACTCAAAGTTGAACATCACCACGGCCAGATCATTTTGAAATAG
- a CDS encoding STN and carboxypeptidase regulatory-like domain-containing protein — protein sequence MKGQPVSAVLKSVSEQGKFYFSYNSNLIAGDSLVTLHAARQTVKQVLDQLFQNRFQYKEKGDYLIILPAAKDKSFHISGLILDGETGQPVDYASVYSRQLLVSTLSEDDGGFRLRIRERAFPVYLTVSKVGYGDTTMVINNADESARTLHIHPKAVDLDPLIVRYSEGESTWLGRLFLSQRLRAQSRNIGRFFVALPYQASLTPGLGTHGRMSGQVVNKFSLNLAGGYTAGVNGVEIAGGFNISKEDVRYVQLAGAFNVVSGHVHGVQMAGFSNNVLDSLSGVQISGVSSMVRKRVDGVQMSGFLSRTGGGMHGTQISGAINLIRNGGSGAQIAGGYNQVRGSYRGVQIAGAANYAGDSVFVTQISAGLNIAKNIRGVQIAPVNYAKRMRGVQIGIVNIADSSSGASIGFLNIVKKSTSNISVYATDVAPLNVAWKMGTHQFYSVLMAGTGGSSNSRVRTFGAGFGKEFFPFKKTGFFVEILSQNLYQGDWDAMSSVYRLQIAATYKLAKRFLIFAGPAYTIYDHAGAEPKKGYKSFPVAGYPKIGLGSEKVTSWIGWQAGISWRYGRL from the coding sequence GTGAAGGGACAACCGGTTTCCGCTGTTTTAAAGTCGGTGAGCGAGCAGGGGAAGTTCTATTTTTCGTACAACAGCAACCTCATCGCCGGCGACAGCCTGGTGACATTGCACGCGGCGAGGCAAACGGTGAAACAGGTGCTTGACCAGCTTTTCCAAAACCGCTTTCAATACAAAGAAAAAGGCGATTACCTGATCATCCTTCCGGCGGCGAAGGACAAATCATTCCACATCAGCGGGCTCATTCTGGACGGCGAAACCGGCCAGCCTGTTGACTATGCGAGCGTTTACTCGCGCCAGTTGCTCGTATCGACACTCTCAGAGGATGACGGTGGTTTCAGGTTGCGGATCAGGGAGCGCGCATTCCCCGTTTACCTGACGGTGAGCAAAGTAGGTTACGGCGACACGACGATGGTGATCAACAACGCCGACGAATCGGCCCGGACTTTGCATATTCACCCCAAAGCCGTCGACCTCGACCCATTGATAGTTCGCTATTCCGAGGGCGAATCGACCTGGCTCGGCAGATTGTTCCTATCTCAGCGCCTGCGCGCCCAGAGCCGCAATATCGGCCGGTTTTTTGTGGCATTACCTTATCAGGCATCCCTCACGCCCGGCCTGGGTACGCATGGACGCATGAGCGGGCAGGTGGTGAACAAGTTTTCATTAAACCTAGCTGGCGGTTACACGGCGGGGGTAAATGGCGTGGAAATAGCAGGGGGCTTTAATATTTCGAAAGAAGATGTCCGCTATGTGCAATTGGCGGGCGCATTCAATGTGGTATCGGGCCATGTTCATGGGGTTCAGATGGCCGGTTTCAGTAACAATGTACTGGATTCACTGAGCGGCGTGCAGATTTCCGGTGTCAGCTCGATGGTCAGGAAGCGGGTGGATGGTGTGCAAATGAGCGGTTTCCTGAGCAGAACGGGTGGCGGAATGCATGGCACGCAGATATCGGGAGCCATTAACCTGATCCGTAACGGCGGCAGCGGCGCGCAGATCGCGGGCGGCTACAACCAGGTCCGGGGCAGCTATCGCGGCGTTCAGATCGCCGGAGCAGCCAATTATGCCGGCGATTCGGTGTTTGTGACTCAGATTTCGGCAGGACTGAATATCGCGAAGAATATCCGTGGCGTGCAGATCGCGCCCGTCAACTATGCCAAACGAATGCGCGGCGTGCAAATAGGCATTGTGAATATCGCCGACAGTTCGTCCGGCGCGAGTATCGGTTTCCTCAACATTGTGAAGAAAAGCACTTCCAATATCTCGGTGTATGCCACCGATGTGGCACCGCTTAATGTGGCCTGGAAAATGGGCACACATCAGTTTTACAGCGTCCTCATGGCGGGAACCGGTGGCAGTTCCAACAGCCGGGTGCGGACATTCGGGGCGGGTTTTGGAAAAGAGTTTTTCCCATTTAAAAAGACCGGCTTCTTTGTCGAAATCCTCAGTCAGAACCTCTACCAGGGCGACTGGGACGCCATGTCTTCGGTATACCGGCTGCAAATCGCGGCTACTTACAAACTGGCAAAGCGCTTCCTGATTTTCGCCGGGCCTGCCTACACGATCTACGATCACGCCGGAGCTGAGCCTAAGAAAGGTTATAAGTCGTTTCCAGTGGCCGGTTATCCCAAAATCGGCCTTGGAAGCGAAAAAGTAACGTCCTGGATTGGCTGGCAGGCAGGGATTAGCTGGCGATACGGGAGATTATAA
- a CDS encoding exosporium glycoprotein BclB-related protein, with amino-acid sequence MRRKSIFNVRLSGLKLKGTLLFAFLALFAFTANAQVGIGTTTPNTSAQLDIESTNKGLLIPRMLDTERAGIASPATGLLVYQTNGDAGFWYYTGSEWVPLKTAPAVANPTIIPYASGTPVVMTVLLGGLVGTASVVGFGNSATDVSLVGGAIDATLLANMAFSVPRDGTITSMSGFFSNTVALSLIGAAATIQAQLYSAPANSNTFTPVPGAIVTLAPALTGIIAIGTVSSGVTSGLSIPVTAGTRLLLVYSASAPGSFIASTIAGYASAGVGIN; translated from the coding sequence ATGAGAAGAAAATCTATTTTCAACGTTCGTCTCTCCGGGCTGAAACTGAAGGGCACACTATTGTTTGCATTTCTCGCATTGTTTGCATTCACGGCCAACGCACAGGTCGGGATCGGGACCACCACCCCCAATACCAGCGCCCAGCTGGATATTGAATCCACTAACAAGGGGCTCCTGATTCCGCGAATGCTCGACACCGAACGTGCAGGTATTGCCAGCCCAGCTACCGGCTTGCTGGTTTATCAAACCAACGGCGATGCAGGCTTCTGGTATTACACCGGTTCTGAATGGGTTCCATTAAAAACCGCTCCGGCTGTTGCAAATCCGACCATTATCCCCTACGCATCTGGTACGCCGGTTGTGATGACCGTCCTTCTCGGTGGGCTCGTGGGAACAGCATCAGTGGTAGGATTCGGCAATAGCGCTACGGACGTGTCCCTGGTTGGCGGCGCGATTGACGCTACTTTGCTTGCGAACATGGCATTCTCGGTACCGCGCGATGGGACCATTACATCCATGTCCGGCTTTTTCAGCAACACGGTAGCATTGTCCCTCATAGGAGCCGCAGCGACCATTCAGGCCCAGCTTTACTCCGCGCCTGCAAACAGTAATACATTCACACCTGTTCCGGGAGCCATCGTAACACTGGCGCCGGCGTTGACGGGCATAATCGCAATCGGTACTGTGAGCTCCGGCGTGACGTCAGGCCTTAGCATACCTGTTACCGCAGGCACCCGGTTGCTACTGGTCTATTCGGCATCGGCTCCTGGCTCCTTTATCGCATCAACCATCGCCGGCTATGCGAGTGCGGGTGTTGGTATTAACTAG
- a CDS encoding T9SS type A sorting domain-containing protein, with protein MMKRYLLFCQLALLSTTAAHAQFTAGASGFHIESGTQVFIDSLTLLPSSDFTLTSQTLSITSTPIPGTPPGIARVYSFSTPFDFAGTVGFFYRASELNGNSETTLQLAYGNEDFVTTSGSTVLTGSHYISNTLGSPTNFTSVTAGQEGALPVTLVDFQVRRVENSTVLSWQTSEEKNSDFFEILQSEDAKKWSVLGTVNAANTSNSKKDYSFDDKMERFGMQYYRLRMVDTDGSFAYSKIQSIRLASGGLISAYPNPAVDKITIGSKEVLASVKMTDLTGRQFLELSKPQPGQEVSLKNYPAGTYLVKVETASGKTQVIKVIKQ; from the coding sequence ATGATGAAACGTTATCTGCTGTTCTGCCAATTGGCACTACTTTCTACTACGGCTGCACACGCGCAATTCACTGCCGGAGCTAGCGGTTTTCACATTGAGTCGGGCACACAAGTCTTTATTGACAGCCTGACCTTGTTGCCGAGCTCCGACTTTACGCTTACATCGCAGACACTATCCATCACTTCCACGCCTATACCCGGAACTCCGCCGGGGATTGCACGCGTGTACAGCTTCAGTACGCCGTTTGACTTTGCGGGCACTGTTGGGTTCTTCTACCGGGCAAGTGAGTTGAACGGTAACAGTGAAACCACATTGCAGCTGGCATATGGCAACGAAGATTTCGTGACCACCAGCGGTAGTACCGTGCTAACCGGCTCGCACTACATCTCGAACACGCTGGGCAGCCCGACGAACTTTACGTCCGTCACTGCCGGCCAGGAAGGTGCATTGCCTGTTACGCTTGTAGACTTCCAGGTGAGACGGGTTGAAAATTCGACCGTACTGTCGTGGCAGACTTCCGAAGAGAAAAACAGTGATTTCTTCGAGATTCTGCAAAGTGAGGACGCGAAAAAATGGAGCGTACTGGGCACTGTGAATGCCGCAAACACGAGCAATTCCAAAAAGGACTACTCGTTCGACGACAAGATGGAACGGTTTGGAATGCAGTATTACCGGCTGAGAATGGTGGATACCGACGGCAGCTTTGCTTACAGTAAAATCCAGTCGATCCGGCTGGCGTCCGGCGGGCTGATCAGCGCCTACCCGAACCCTGCGGTTGACAAGATTACGATCGGCTCCAAAGAAGTGCTCGCAAGCGTAAAAATGACCGATTTGACCGGTCGCCAGTTTCTGGAATTGTCGAAACCACAACCAGGCCAGGAGGTTAGTTTGAAAAACTATCCGGCGGGCACCTATCTGGTGAAGGTTGAGACGGCCAGCGGCAAGACCCAGGTTATTAAAGTCATTAAACAATAG
- a CDS encoding lysophospholipid acyltransferase family protein, whose protein sequence is MHTLRSRLALWGWRSLANLIFWVLLKLWPYRRNLVLVNMARCFPTRSEKEIRQMVTAYFRHLADLVVEPFMIRKMPHGGLGRFVHYENTALIDRLIGEKKSIVLMASHYGSWEYLLSLPLQTACDVLAAYSPVSNKWLNAWLLKLRGRFGVTMIPKSEWYRRTLGWNAESSAIFVTIADQRPPESGKYYLDFMNRKTFIQSGAARIAVQRDCAVVYLDVTKTERNTYHFRFRLITAEARQLGEAGIMEHYYKALENTIERQPELWLWSHNRWKFHSRQGQKPVNALKLL, encoded by the coding sequence ATGCATACGCTTCGATCCAGGCTGGCCCTATGGGGCTGGCGCTCGCTGGCAAACCTGATTTTTTGGGTGCTGCTCAAACTATGGCCCTACCGGCGCAACCTCGTGCTGGTGAATATGGCCCGCTGCTTCCCGACGCGCTCCGAAAAGGAGATCAGGCAAATGGTAACCGCCTATTTCCGCCACCTGGCCGACCTCGTCGTGGAGCCGTTCATGATCCGGAAAATGCCTCATGGCGGTCTCGGACGGTTTGTTCATTACGAAAACACGGCGCTTATCGACCGGTTGATCGGCGAGAAGAAGAGCATTGTGCTGATGGCTTCGCATTATGGTAGTTGGGAATACCTGTTGTCGCTTCCACTCCAGACCGCTTGCGACGTGCTGGCGGCCTACTCGCCGGTGTCGAACAAATGGCTCAATGCCTGGCTGCTGAAATTGCGCGGCCGGTTCGGGGTGACGATGATCCCAAAGTCGGAATGGTACCGGCGGACGCTGGGCTGGAATGCGGAGTCGTCGGCGATTTTTGTGACCATTGCCGACCAGCGCCCACCGGAATCAGGCAAATACTACCTTGATTTCATGAACCGCAAAACGTTTATTCAGTCGGGTGCGGCGCGCATTGCCGTGCAGCGCGATTGCGCGGTGGTGTATCTCGATGTGACGAAGACGGAGCGCAACACGTATCATTTCCGGTTCCGGCTCATTACGGCGGAAGCGCGGCAGCTGGGTGAGGCCGGTATTATGGAACATTATTATAAGGCACTGGAAAACACCATTGAACGCCAGCCGGAGCTCTGGCTGTGGTCGCACAACCGCTGGAAGTTCCATTCGAGGCAGGGCCAGAAGCCGGTGAACGCATTAAAATTGTTGTAA